In the Paraflavitalea devenefica genome, one interval contains:
- a CDS encoding glycosyltransferase family A protein: MADVGYSPIYTMDISVVIPTCNRKQRVLLLLQNLHQSVHPIREVIIVDSGEDRLSVTDLAAFPGLSVHYLSSEKSVCIQRNKGIQMAGGEWIFLCDDDIEMPADYLQKIADHVAGHPEAGAVSGLVMQWVADAWKADYAVHSPFALVWSYVFKLSIWGQILCGSNNLLVRRVTSYYQRKGNHITKAGWPVVTNFNGAYFSTPVYGLGASVIRKEWLLRSPYEEVLDRHGIGDNYGVSVGFPATGVHVLNDAFVYHHQAPENRLRRPLTYYRRMLALHYFMKTKTQLRSASKTWLLWSLTGNILSFIRMRDGAMVRAAMKTFWQITWEKNPYYKAAKANKKVVEPVL, encoded by the coding sequence ATGGCCGATGTTGGTTACAGCCCTATATATACCATGGATATAAGTGTAGTCATTCCCACCTGTAACAGAAAGCAGCGGGTATTGCTGTTATTGCAAAACCTGCATCAGTCTGTCCATCCCATACGTGAAGTCATTATTGTTGATTCGGGAGAAGACAGGTTGAGCGTTACCGATCTTGCTGCCTTCCCCGGCTTGTCTGTTCATTACCTCTCCTCCGAAAAATCGGTATGCATACAGCGCAATAAAGGCATACAAATGGCCGGCGGGGAATGGATCTTTTTATGTGATGATGATATTGAGATGCCGGCCGACTACCTGCAAAAGATAGCCGATCATGTTGCCGGGCATCCGGAAGCGGGGGCTGTTTCGGGACTGGTCATGCAATGGGTAGCGGATGCATGGAAGGCCGATTATGCGGTACATTCTCCTTTTGCACTGGTATGGAGCTATGTTTTTAAGTTAAGTATCTGGGGTCAGATATTGTGTGGCAGTAACAATCTCCTGGTTCGGCGGGTCACCAGCTATTACCAGCGTAAGGGCAATCATATTACGAAAGCCGGGTGGCCGGTGGTGACCAATTTTAACGGTGCGTATTTTAGTACACCGGTGTATGGTCTGGGTGCTTCTGTGATCAGGAAAGAATGGCTGTTGCGCTCCCCGTATGAAGAAGTGCTGGACAGGCACGGGATAGGCGACAATTATGGGGTAAGCGTGGGCTTTCCCGCTACCGGCGTGCATGTATTGAATGATGCTTTTGTGTATCATCACCAGGCGCCTGAAAACCGCCTCCGGCGTCCGTTGACATACTACCGCCGCATGCTGGCCCTGCATTATTTCATGAAAACAAAAACTCAATTAAGGTCTGCCAGTAAAACCTGGTTGCTTTGGTCTTTGACCGGTAATATACTGTCGTTCATACGTATGCGTGACGGCGCGATGGTACGTGCTGCTATGAAAACCTTCTGGCAAATAACCTGGGAAAAAAATCCCTATTATAAAGCTGCCAAAGCCAATAAAAAAGTAGTAGAACCTGTTTTATGA
- a CDS encoding glycosyltransferase family 4 protein has product MKVVNIFYYYDEKVTSEEALIRYYYTTTGWAEALYSRGVETIIATRFYKDSVFQKNNVQHYFIKDNLKSIFRAWQLPVQFLRRIKALDADVVHVHSLSLSVQTFLLRLLLHKKTAIIIQHHGGKSPGPLKRMIHNLLNSVADGFFFTTADQGKEWLMKKQSFNKILPVMEGATFFNYDERDTARAPVYYDRNTARKKTGMTGTPVLLWVGRLDANKDPLTLLEGFETLLDKHPGARLYMIYSDDQLLPAVQQRITASHTLHHRVHLLGKIAHEEIEHYYNSADYFVLGSHYEAAGYALSEALRCGCVPVVTHIPSFRMMTDDGQLGALWEPGNQESLTTALTKALQKPLQAEANACIRFYQEHLSFEAIARVAAGHYEQVIKSRRQKS; this is encoded by the coding sequence ATGAAAGTAGTCAACATCTTTTATTATTATGATGAAAAGGTGACCAGTGAAGAAGCCCTCATCCGGTATTATTATACCACGACCGGCTGGGCCGAAGCACTGTATTCACGGGGTGTTGAAACAATTATTGCGACCAGGTTCTATAAAGACAGCGTCTTTCAAAAAAACAATGTGCAGCATTACTTTATAAAAGACAACCTGAAAAGCATCTTCAGGGCCTGGCAGCTTCCTGTGCAGTTCCTGCGAAGGATAAAAGCGCTGGATGCAGACGTTGTTCATGTGCACAGCCTCTCCCTTTCTGTACAAACTTTTTTACTGCGGTTATTACTGCATAAGAAAACAGCCATTATCATCCAGCACCATGGCGGCAAATCGCCCGGCCCCCTGAAGCGAATGATCCATAACCTGCTCAACAGTGTGGCCGATGGTTTCTTTTTTACCACTGCCGACCAAGGGAAGGAATGGCTCATGAAGAAGCAATCATTTAATAAGATATTACCCGTAATGGAAGGCGCCACCTTTTTTAATTATGACGAGCGGGATACAGCAAGGGCGCCGGTTTATTATGACAGAAATACCGCCCGGAAAAAAACAGGCATGACCGGCACCCCTGTATTACTGTGGGTAGGCAGGCTGGATGCCAACAAAGATCCCCTCACCCTACTGGAAGGCTTTGAAACCTTGCTGGATAAACATCCCGGCGCCCGGCTGTATATGATCTATAGTGATGATCAGTTATTACCGGCCGTACAGCAACGGATTACTGCCAGTCACACCTTACACCACCGTGTTCACCTATTGGGAAAGATCGCCCATGAGGAAATAGAACACTATTATAACAGTGCCGATTATTTTGTATTGGGCAGTCATTATGAAGCAGCAGGCTATGCCTTGAGTGAAGCCCTGCGTTGCGGCTGTGTGCCGGTGGTGACCCATATTCCCAGTTTCCGTATGATGACGGATGACGGACAACTGGGCGCACTCTGGGAGCCGGGCAACCAGGAATCATTGACAACCGCCCTGACCAAAGCACTGCAGAAACCTTTGCAGGCGGAAGCCAATGCCTGTATCCGTTTCTATCAGGAGCATCTTTCTTTTGAAGCCATTGCCCGCGTAGCGGCCGGGCATTATGAGCAGGTAATCAAATCGCGGCGGCAAAAGAGTTAA
- a CDS encoding glycosyltransferase family 4 protein encodes MKKPDTLVVITPAFPDHESATWWVPSQQGMVKALQENFPGIRITVLSLLYPQHQTTYTWHGIRVKAFDGMKKRKWKRPALWKNVWQSLQHLHRQYNIIGLFSFWSGECAFIGQYFGRVYRIKHISWICGQDATKQNKWVRFIRPKGHQLAAMGAFLRDQYRRSHGIMPLHLVPNAINPQSFPAELPAVRDIDIMAAGSFEPLKQYDLFATIVGRLRQSFPVIRAVHCGQGREKEKVEAVIRTLGLENNLSLLGGLSQSAVLALMQRSKVFLHTSRYEGCSTVCLEALYAGAHVISFCYPADYPVPHWHVVQDADAMTAKAIELLQNPATEYTPVLYHSMDDSAKAVMELFTATTGQ; translated from the coding sequence ATGAAGAAGCCTGACACACTGGTAGTCATCACACCGGCTTTCCCCGATCATGAGTCGGCTACCTGGTGGGTGCCTTCGCAGCAAGGTATGGTAAAGGCCTTGCAGGAAAACTTTCCCGGCATCAGGATCACCGTACTTTCCCTGTTGTATCCCCAGCATCAAACCACTTATACCTGGCATGGCATCCGCGTAAAGGCTTTTGATGGCATGAAAAAGCGCAAATGGAAACGGCCGGCGCTCTGGAAAAATGTATGGCAGTCGTTACAACACCTGCATCGTCAATACAACATCATTGGCTTATTCAGTTTTTGGAGTGGTGAATGCGCTTTTATAGGGCAATACTTTGGCCGGGTGTATCGCATTAAACACATTAGCTGGATCTGTGGCCAGGATGCCACGAAGCAAAACAAATGGGTGCGCTTCATCCGGCCCAAAGGCCACCAGTTAGCCGCTATGGGCGCTTTCCTGCGCGATCAATACCGGCGCAGCCATGGCATTATGCCCCTGCACCTGGTACCCAATGCCATCAACCCCCAATCCTTCCCCGCCGAATTGCCTGCTGTCCGGGATATTGATATTATGGCCGCCGGTTCTTTTGAACCCCTCAAACAATACGATCTCTTTGCCACCATTGTAGGCAGGCTGCGGCAATCCTTTCCTGTCATCAGGGCCGTTCATTGCGGACAGGGAAGAGAAAAAGAAAAAGTGGAAGCAGTCATCAGGACACTGGGCCTGGAAAATAACCTTTCCCTGCTGGGCGGTCTATCACAGTCTGCTGTACTCGCACTCATGCAGCGCAGTAAAGTATTCCTGCATACCTCCCGCTATGAAGGCTGCAGTACCGTATGCCTCGAAGCCCTGTATGCAGGCGCGCATGTGATCAGCTTCTGCTATCCTGCTGATTATCCGGTACCGCACTGGCATGTGGTGCAGGATGCAGACGCCATGACAGCAAAGGCCATAGAACTATTGCAAAACCCCGCTACGGAATATACACCGGTGCTGTACCATTCTATGGACGACAGCGCCAAAGCAGTGATGGAATTGTTTACAGCAACTACCGGCCAATGA